A region from the Leptospirillum ferriphilum ML-04 genome encodes:
- a CDS encoding type II toxin-antitoxin system VapC family toxin, with product MPFVLDCSITMTWIFPDESTDSSEALLESLLDDFAIVPTLWFFEVGNVLKSALRRGRIGEEESFGLVEALQALPIKLDGESHHHCMGIPLDLPV from the coding sequence ATGCCATTTGTTCTGGACTGTTCAATCACGATGACCTGGATCTTTCCGGACGAATCCACGGATTCGTCCGAGGCGCTTCTTGAATCGCTTCTTGATGATTTCGCCATTGTTCCGACACTTTGGTTTTTCGAAGTCGGAAATGTCCTGAAAAGTGCTCTCCGACGGGGAAGAATCGGCGAAGAAGAGTCGTTCGGCTTGGTGGAAGCTCTTCAGGCTCTTCCCATTAAGTTGGATGGTGAAAGCCATCATCATTGTATGGGAATCCCTTTGGACCTGCCGGTCTAG
- a CDS encoding SDH family Clp fold serine proteinase produces MSIGDLFWLFFLMTMMQPIMARKFLEMARERALRHLEETRGTKVIAMVHRQETMSLFGFPVLRYINIEDSEEILRAIKMTDPDTPIDLILHTPGGLVLASTQIAHALSNRKAPVTVFVPHFAMSGGTLIALSASRIVMDENAVLGPVDPQLGEFPAASILRVVEQKDRNDIDDKTLIMADIAEKAILQLNHSLERLLVKRMGPEKASQLAGVLSSGHFTHDYPLTYEELIKFDLPVSTDVPEDVYLFMRLFPQPKQAIPSVSYTPFAPPGRSGQRNS; encoded by the coding sequence ATGTCCATAGGAGATCTGTTCTGGCTTTTCTTTCTGATGACCATGATGCAGCCGATCATGGCCCGGAAATTCCTCGAGATGGCCCGGGAAAGGGCCCTCAGGCATCTCGAGGAGACGAGGGGCACGAAGGTCATCGCCATGGTCCACCGGCAGGAAACCATGAGCCTGTTCGGCTTCCCTGTGCTGCGCTACATCAATATCGAAGACTCTGAAGAAATTCTCCGGGCCATCAAGATGACGGATCCGGACACGCCCATCGACCTGATCCTCCATACGCCCGGAGGGCTCGTCCTGGCATCGACCCAGATCGCCCATGCCCTGTCGAACCGCAAGGCGCCGGTCACCGTCTTCGTCCCCCATTTCGCCATGTCGGGAGGAACCCTGATCGCCTTGTCCGCGAGCCGGATCGTCATGGACGAAAACGCTGTTCTGGGCCCCGTCGACCCCCAGCTCGGCGAATTTCCCGCGGCGTCCATCCTCCGGGTTGTCGAACAGAAAGACAGAAACGATATTGACGACAAGACCCTGATCATGGCCGACATCGCCGAAAAAGCCATTCTGCAGCTGAACCACTCTCTCGAACGTCTTCTCGTAAAGCGTATGGGACCGGAAAAGGCCAGCCAGCTGGCAGGGGTGTTGTCCAGCGGGCATTTCACCCACGACTATCCCCTGACCTACGAAGAGCTGATCAAGTTCGATCTGCCGGTTTCCACCGATGTTCCGGAAGATGTCTATCTGTTCATGCGTCTTTTTCCCCAGCCCAAACAGGCGATTCCTTCCGTCAGCTACACCCCGTTCGCTCCTCCGGGACGCTCGGGCCAACGGAATTCATGA
- the ruvB gene encoding Holliday junction branch migration DNA helicase RuvB — MEPNEADLLTPEEFPEEIPDANLLRPRTFDHYVGQKDVIDSLKVAIQAALLREDTLDHILLHGPPGLGKTTLAALVARAMGVSFLASSGPALEKGGDLVGILTRLAPGTLLFIDEIHRLPRPVEEILYSAMEDFSIDVVFDRGAAARTFRHRIPPFTLVGATTRAGLLSAPLRDRFGIQRDLDFYQPPELARILERSAGILGIGIDPEGSLEIGRRSRGTPRIANRLLKRVRDFSQVNGHSVISRDVAQRALRMEGIDDRGLNRIDRRFIETIRVVYNGGPVGIEAMAATLQMDPDTLIDVVEPYLLKEGYLARTPAGRRLTASGWEIATEG, encoded by the coding sequence TTGGAACCCAATGAAGCCGATCTTCTGACTCCGGAAGAGTTTCCGGAGGAGATTCCCGACGCGAACCTCTTGCGACCGCGGACCTTCGACCATTATGTCGGGCAGAAGGACGTGATCGACAGTCTGAAAGTGGCCATTCAGGCCGCTCTTCTCCGGGAGGACACGCTGGACCACATCCTTTTGCACGGTCCTCCGGGTCTGGGGAAAACCACCCTCGCCGCTCTGGTCGCACGGGCCATGGGAGTCTCCTTCCTGGCTTCCTCCGGACCAGCGCTCGAAAAAGGGGGAGATCTGGTCGGAATCCTGACGAGACTCGCCCCGGGCACCCTCCTTTTTATCGATGAAATTCACCGGCTTCCGCGTCCCGTGGAGGAAATCCTCTACTCCGCCATGGAGGACTTTTCGATCGACGTCGTTTTCGACCGGGGAGCCGCCGCGCGCACCTTTCGCCACCGGATCCCGCCGTTCACCCTGGTGGGAGCAACCACCCGCGCCGGCCTCCTCTCCGCTCCCCTGCGGGACCGCTTCGGCATCCAGAGAGATCTCGACTTTTACCAGCCACCGGAACTGGCCCGGATCCTGGAACGTTCCGCGGGGATCCTCGGGATCGGAATCGACCCGGAAGGTTCGCTCGAAATCGGGAGACGGTCGCGGGGCACACCCCGTATCGCCAATCGTCTGTTAAAGCGCGTCCGGGACTTTTCCCAGGTGAACGGGCATTCTGTCATCTCCCGGGATGTCGCCCAGCGGGCATTGCGGATGGAAGGTATCGACGACCGCGGGCTGAACCGCATCGACCGGCGTTTTATCGAAACCATCCGGGTCGTGTACAACGGCGGCCCCGTGGGGATCGAAGCCATGGCAGCCACCCTGCAGATGGATCCGGACACGCTGATCGACGTGGTGGAACCGTATCTCCTGAAGGAAGGGTATCTCGCACGGACACCTGCCGGACGGCGTCTGACGGCCTCCGGATGGGAAATCGCGACAGAGGGATAG
- the ruvA gene encoding Holliday junction branch migration protein RuvA, whose amino-acid sequence MIARLWGVPVEWEEESVILRSGDVGYRVHLSPCSHQKLRSRPEGLVLELLIQHFWNEHLEAPLLAGFPDPDEQTLFNQLRKVPGLGPLSALRLLAIPVGDFLTIVRDNDAGRLKGLKGVGEKTARKILGELRGNVDWIAESTSMISLSSGKGSESPASLARSVQDVLVRQFGHSPQEAQKLVSEALRRQPSISSMEELFQEVYRVGTQ is encoded by the coding sequence ATGATCGCCCGCCTCTGGGGAGTCCCGGTCGAATGGGAAGAGGAGTCCGTCATCCTGCGCTCCGGCGACGTCGGCTACCGCGTCCACCTGTCCCCATGCTCCCACCAGAAGCTTCGCTCTCGCCCAGAGGGTCTTGTTCTGGAACTCCTGATCCAGCATTTCTGGAACGAACACCTCGAAGCTCCCCTTCTGGCAGGATTTCCCGACCCGGATGAACAGACGCTCTTTAACCAGCTCCGGAAGGTTCCGGGACTGGGTCCTCTCTCGGCCTTGCGCCTTCTGGCCATTCCGGTGGGAGATTTTCTGACGATCGTCCGGGACAATGATGCCGGCCGCCTGAAAGGGTTGAAGGGGGTGGGGGAAAAAACCGCCCGGAAGATTCTCGGGGAGCTCCGGGGAAATGTCGACTGGATTGCAGAAAGCACATCGATGATCTCCCTTTCTTCCGGCAAGGGTTCGGAATCACCGGCAAGCCTTGCGCGTTCCGTCCAGGACGTTCTCGTCCGCCAGTTTGGACACTCTCCGCAGGAAGCCCAGAAACTCGTGTCCGAAGCGCTCAGACGACAGCCCTCCATTTCAAGCATGGAAGAGCTTTTCCAGGAGGTCTACCGGGTTGGAACCCAATGA
- a CDS encoding crossover junction endodeoxyribonuclease RuvC: MSPSLHEVNPLLRNNPRHAVLGVDPGLAATGFAVLEGPSLDRLRVLAQGTVRTESTLPVSRRIGLLYDRLDGLLSEYPVKGIAIEDHFSRRASPGAGLMLGPVVGIVALLADRHGVPLLPISPRELKHRITGTGAASKVAVQRALAVWLGNGLRIGSTHEGDAMGLAFLGYSRMVAP; encoded by the coding sequence ATGTCTCCCTCTCTCCATGAGGTGAATCCTCTTTTGCGGAACAACCCCCGGCACGCCGTGCTGGGGGTTGACCCCGGACTTGCCGCGACGGGATTCGCTGTCCTTGAAGGTCCCTCTCTTGACCGCCTTCGGGTTCTTGCCCAGGGAACAGTGCGAACCGAGTCGACTCTCCCTGTCAGTCGCCGAATCGGACTCCTCTACGACCGTCTGGACGGTCTGTTGTCAGAATACCCGGTCAAAGGGATCGCCATCGAAGATCACTTCAGCCGCCGCGCCTCTCCGGGAGCCGGACTGATGCTGGGACCGGTCGTCGGGATTGTCGCGCTCCTGGCCGACCGTCATGGCGTTCCTCTCCTTCCGATTTCTCCCAGGGAACTCAAACACCGGATTACGGGAACCGGAGCGGCGTCCAAGGTGGCTGTCCAGAGGGCCCTGGCCGTCTGGCTGGGAAACGGTCTCCGGATCGGGTCGACGCACGAAGGGGATGCCATGGGCCTGGCCTTTCTGGGCTATTCCCGGATGGTGGCTCCATGA
- a CDS encoding DegQ family serine endoprotease produces the protein MKIPNLKRFFVGIATLTSLAFVFSLAFSLDEKKTAMADPSPDPPVIHKKDIEAGLALQKAFVTVSNAVIPSVVNISTTSLITTHQNPIFNDPFFRQFFGTPFNHGGGPPQKHVERSLGSGFIISKDGYIVTNYHVIKHATKVTVVLSDKTSYRAKVVGKDPMTDVAVIRIHPKHDLPVIRWGSSRDVSVGTIVLAMGSPFGLTQSITMGIVSALKRSNMGIEQYENFIQTDAAINPGNSGGPLVNLKGEVIGMNTAIYTTNGGYEGIGFAIPVDMVRRVLKDLMTKGKVVRGWLGVSIQNVTPVIAKQFRLPGHRGVLVSDVLPNSPAKKAGMKRGDVILGLNGQDVMDANDLRLRVSQIAPGTDATLSIIRDGRRRNITVRVGELPSKLSMMGGAEPEKSPSHFDNVLNGIMVMDLNRDIRGQLNLPDNTRGVVISAIAPGSLAEASGLKRGDVIQEINRRPVTSVHAYIRVARHIGKSENVLLTVLRDGHHSYVSLSP, from the coding sequence ATGAAGATTCCGAATCTCAAACGATTTTTTGTCGGCATCGCCACACTGACTTCCCTTGCTTTCGTGTTTTCCCTCGCGTTTTCACTGGACGAAAAAAAGACCGCGATGGCAGATCCCTCCCCGGATCCTCCTGTCATCCATAAAAAGGATATCGAAGCCGGTCTGGCCCTCCAGAAGGCGTTTGTGACCGTTTCCAATGCCGTGATCCCTTCCGTCGTGAACATTTCCACGACGTCCCTGATCACGACCCACCAGAATCCGATCTTCAACGATCCGTTTTTCCGGCAGTTCTTCGGAACCCCCTTCAACCATGGAGGAGGCCCTCCGCAAAAACATGTCGAACGGAGTCTGGGGTCCGGATTCATCATTTCGAAGGATGGATACATCGTCACGAATTATCACGTCATCAAGCATGCGACGAAGGTCACCGTGGTCCTGTCGGACAAAACGAGCTACCGCGCAAAGGTGGTCGGAAAAGACCCGATGACCGATGTGGCGGTGATCCGGATTCATCCAAAACATGATCTTCCCGTCATCCGGTGGGGATCTTCCCGGGACGTGTCCGTCGGAACCATCGTCCTGGCCATGGGCTCTCCCTTCGGACTGACCCAGTCGATCACGATGGGAATCGTTTCCGCGCTCAAGCGGAGCAACATGGGCATCGAACAGTATGAAAACTTCATCCAGACCGATGCCGCCATCAATCCCGGAAACTCCGGAGGCCCCCTTGTCAATCTGAAGGGGGAGGTCATCGGCATGAACACGGCGATCTACACGACAAATGGCGGATATGAAGGAATTGGCTTTGCCATTCCGGTGGACATGGTCCGGCGGGTTCTGAAAGATCTCATGACCAAAGGGAAGGTGGTCCGCGGATGGCTTGGCGTCTCGATTCAGAACGTGACCCCTGTCATTGCGAAGCAGTTCCGTCTTCCGGGGCACCGGGGGGTGCTGGTCAGCGACGTCCTGCCGAACAGCCCCGCGAAAAAGGCGGGCATGAAACGGGGAGATGTCATCCTCGGTCTGAACGGACAGGATGTCATGGACGCCAACGATCTGCGCCTTCGCGTCTCGCAGATCGCTCCCGGAACGGATGCGACCCTTTCCATCATCCGCGACGGCCGGAGGAGGAACATCACCGTTCGTGTCGGAGAACTCCCGTCGAAGCTTTCCATGATGGGCGGAGCGGAGCCGGAAAAGAGCCCCTCCCACTTTGACAATGTCCTGAACGGAATCATGGTGATGGACCTGAACCGGGACATTCGCGGCCAGCTCAATCTTCCCGACAACACGCGCGGTGTCGTCATCAGTGCGATCGCACCGGGAAGCCTCGCCGAAGCCAGCGGTCTCAAGCGGGGGGACGTGATCCAGGAAATCAACCGCCGCCCCGTCACAAGCGTTCACGCCTACATCCGGGTGGCCAGACATATCGGCAAGAGCGAAAACGTGCTGTTGACGGTTCTCCGGGATGGGCACCACAGCTATGTCTCCCTCTCTCCATGA
- a CDS encoding response regulator, translated as MVGSIMVASPKDLAFTLSEPARRKVLVVEDDVVALDLLEEILKRGGFGVSVAQSCEEALERLKTDSISLILTDIKMPGKTGMDLLKIVQDLYPEVPVVLLTAFGDEHLWVEALSSGAIDLIPKPFRKQEVLDIVQRTLSQPRPT; from the coding sequence GTGGTAGGTTCCATCATGGTCGCCTCCCCGAAAGACTTGGCCTTCACCCTGTCTGAACCCGCGAGACGAAAAGTCCTCGTGGTGGAAGACGACGTCGTTGCCCTTGATCTTCTGGAGGAGATCCTGAAAAGAGGCGGATTCGGGGTTTCTGTCGCGCAATCCTGCGAAGAAGCGCTCGAGCGCCTGAAAACGGATTCGATTTCTCTTATCCTCACTGACATCAAGATGCCCGGAAAAACGGGAATGGACCTCCTGAAAATTGTCCAGGACCTTTACCCGGAAGTGCCCGTTGTGCTCCTGACCGCTTTCGGTGACGAGCATCTCTGGGTTGAGGCCCTGTCATCCGGAGCCATTGACCTGATCCCCAAACCCTTTCGAAAACAGGAAGTGCTCGATATCGTTCAAAGAACCCTGTCCCAACCCCGCCCCACCTGA
- a CDS encoding ATP-binding protein, which produces MKYIRIQSLMIFLIGILIVCLMGAFAIWDTLLIKRNVMGSLRDEGRLIGQEFAFGVDMRHEADRFVGGEIGKTGPQARALVGEITSIRREMQALMAIRHNVIRLDLMTRHEGLPRLVSSSGAPLTPNELKAHALVHAGQKEWMSLKEKNGLRSFLYVVVPFFHQKQRQGTVGVGISLYEAHTLVRNELERTLILLFIGFLALAAILSMAVRALLLNPVHQISGAMTKVGEGHLEEGPVLEASREAYDLASSFNQMVKMLSDRTRENHLLLSQVKELNSSLTRRIEEATRELVRKNDSLEQAGKEKFYLQRKLSEMERMAAIGEGLAIVAHELGNPLHSISGHIELALEEQSLSPPISKHLQIVQGQIDRMINVIRKLLMMSRRERTHAEPVLVSDLVCDILKLLSPRLEKSRISVETTFPDPCPRIDSDLEGLQSILINFLENALDATGSGGSIRIRCLEEEGFLTLHVQDSGPGIPPESRDRIFEPFFTTKPHGTGLGLAICRKIIDDLGGDLRLGDGPGGHFILTIPFVPFSSEKLSRLLEQDS; this is translated from the coding sequence ATGAAATATATCCGCATCCAGTCCCTGATGATCTTTCTGATCGGCATTCTGATCGTCTGTCTCATGGGAGCCTTTGCCATCTGGGACACCCTCCTGATCAAAAGGAACGTCATGGGATCCCTGCGGGACGAAGGTCGTTTGATCGGACAGGAGTTCGCGTTCGGTGTCGATATGCGACACGAAGCAGACCGCTTTGTCGGAGGCGAAATCGGCAAGACAGGTCCCCAGGCAAGGGCGCTGGTCGGAGAAATCACGTCAATCCGCCGTGAAATGCAAGCGCTGATGGCCATCCGGCACAATGTCATCCGCCTGGATCTGATGACCCGGCATGAAGGTCTTCCGCGACTGGTCTCAAGCTCCGGAGCCCCCCTCACCCCAAATGAACTGAAGGCCCATGCCCTCGTCCATGCCGGTCAGAAGGAATGGATGAGCCTGAAGGAAAAAAATGGCCTCCGGAGCTTTCTCTATGTCGTTGTCCCCTTTTTCCACCAAAAACAACGTCAGGGAACGGTGGGAGTCGGCATTTCCCTATACGAAGCGCATACACTGGTCAGGAATGAACTCGAACGGACGCTGATTCTCCTTTTCATCGGATTTCTGGCCCTTGCCGCAATTCTGTCGATGGCCGTGCGGGCACTTCTTTTGAATCCGGTCCATCAGATCTCCGGAGCCATGACGAAAGTCGGGGAAGGCCATCTGGAGGAAGGTCCCGTTCTGGAAGCCTCCCGGGAGGCTTATGACCTGGCCTCCTCCTTCAACCAGATGGTTAAAATGTTGTCCGACCGGACCCGGGAAAACCATCTTCTGCTTTCACAGGTCAAGGAACTGAACAGTTCTCTGACCCGACGGATCGAAGAAGCGACACGGGAACTTGTCCGGAAGAACGATTCTCTGGAACAGGCGGGAAAAGAAAAGTTCTATCTGCAGAGGAAGTTGTCGGAAATGGAACGGATGGCCGCAATCGGAGAAGGACTCGCAATCGTGGCCCACGAGCTGGGAAACCCTCTCCACTCGATTTCGGGCCATATTGAACTGGCGCTGGAGGAACAATCCCTCTCCCCCCCGATTTCGAAACACCTGCAGATTGTCCAGGGACAGATCGACCGGATGATCAATGTGATCCGGAAGCTTCTCATGATGAGCCGCCGGGAGAGGACCCATGCTGAACCTGTTCTCGTCTCGGACCTGGTCTGCGACATTCTGAAACTTCTGTCGCCCCGCCTGGAAAAATCCCGGATTTCCGTGGAGACCACTTTTCCGGATCCCTGTCCGAGAATCGATTCGGACCTCGAAGGCCTGCAAAGCATCCTCATCAACTTTCTGGAAAACGCCCTGGACGCGACAGGGTCGGGGGGATCCATCCGGATCCGGTGTCTCGAAGAAGAGGGCTTCCTGACACTGCATGTCCAGGATTCAGGGCCGGGAATCCCTCCGGAAAGCCGGGACCGCATCTTCGAGCCCTTCTTTACGACAAAACCCCATGGTACAGGCCTCGGACTTGCTATCTGCCGAAAAATCATCGATGATCTGGGAGGTGACTTGCGTCTGGGAGATGGCCCTGGCGGTCATTTTATCCTGACAATTCCCTTCGTGCCGTTTTCTTCGGAAAAACTCTCCCGTTTACTTGAACAGGATTCCTGA
- a CDS encoding gamma carbonic anhydrase family protein, whose translation MILSYKGHLPKIDPSVWIADSAQVIGDVVIGPESSVWFSAVIRGDVHRIRIGARTNIQDLCVLHVTRKTFPLSIGDDVTVGHRVILHGCTLGNRILVGMGSIVMDGAVIGDDVIIGAGSLVTENTVVEPGSLILGSPARIRRKLTEDEKRWLLRSASNYVSDRLDYASPEEMSGNQP comes from the coding sequence GTGATCCTTTCCTACAAGGGACATCTTCCGAAGATCGATCCGTCCGTCTGGATCGCGGATTCCGCCCAGGTGATCGGAGATGTTGTGATCGGACCTGAATCCAGCGTCTGGTTTTCCGCCGTCATCCGGGGAGACGTCCACCGGATCCGGATCGGTGCCCGGACCAATATCCAGGACCTTTGCGTCCTGCACGTCACCCGGAAGACGTTTCCCCTGTCCATCGGAGACGACGTCACCGTCGGACATCGGGTCATCCTGCACGGTTGCACCCTCGGGAACCGGATCCTCGTCGGCATGGGATCGATCGTCATGGACGGTGCCGTGATCGGAGACGACGTGATCATCGGAGCGGGGTCGCTTGTGACCGAAAACACCGTCGTCGAACCCGGCTCTCTCATTCTGGGCTCCCCCGCACGCATCCGCCGGAAACTGACGGAAGACGAGAAAAGGTGGCTTCTCCGGTCGGCCTCAAACTATGTCTCGGACCGGCTCGATTACGCCAGCCCGGAAGAGATGTCCGGGAACCAACCCTGA
- a CDS encoding HAD family hydrolase has product MHVTVSGKTEAVLFDFNGVIIDDERVHLELFQDVLSRHGVELDEDVYWREFLGMDDRGAFAGAWTQAFGQPPGEEHLTGMIREKAALYRKRLESGLPLYEGAVNLIRALSSRLPMGIVSGALRDEIRRTLQIAGLEDSFRFIVSAEDTLRGKPDPEGYRIGFDLLKQSGFSGTPGDVLVIEDSVQGVEAAQSAGMRTFAVGHTYPLPALSRADRVFPHIRTIRPEDILNPSDKTNV; this is encoded by the coding sequence ATGCACGTGACAGTGTCAGGAAAAACAGAGGCGGTCTTGTTTGATTTCAATGGCGTCATCATCGACGACGAACGCGTCCATCTCGAGCTGTTTCAGGACGTCTTGTCCAGACATGGCGTGGAGCTTGATGAAGACGTTTACTGGAGGGAGTTTTTGGGAATGGATGACCGCGGGGCGTTTGCCGGGGCGTGGACGCAAGCCTTCGGACAACCTCCCGGAGAGGAACATCTGACCGGGATGATTCGCGAAAAAGCGGCGCTATACCGGAAAAGACTCGAGAGCGGATTACCGCTTTACGAAGGTGCCGTCAACCTTATTCGCGCTCTTTCCAGCCGGTTGCCCATGGGAATCGTTTCGGGAGCCCTGCGGGACGAAATTCGCCGGACGCTCCAGATCGCAGGTCTGGAAGACTCTTTTCGTTTCATCGTCAGTGCGGAAGACACCCTTCGCGGGAAACCGGATCCCGAAGGCTACCGGATCGGGTTCGACCTCCTGAAACAATCCGGGTTTTCGGGCACCCCGGGAGATGTGCTGGTGATCGAAGATTCCGTCCAGGGAGTCGAAGCAGCCCAGTCGGCGGGCATGCGGACGTTTGCGGTCGGACACACGTATCCTCTTCCCGCTCTCTCCCGGGCGGACAGGGTTTTTCCGCATATTCGCACGATCCGGCCGGAAGATATCCTGAACCCGTCGGACAAGACGAACGTCTGA